A stretch of DNA from Streptomyces gobiensis:
GTGTGCGGAACCATGGCGGTCGCGGTAGCGGCGGCGCTGCGGGCCAGCACCCCGGCGTGGGGGCCGGACAGCGGGGGCGCGCTGTTGGACGGTGTGGTCGAACTGGTGCCGCGCAGCGCCGTACAGGCGGGGCTGCGCCGGGCCCGCGACATGCTCGACTACGGGGACCCGGGGACGGTGGCGGCGGTGCTGGGCTGTGGGCGGCGCACCAGCGCGCAGGACACGGTGCCGTTCGCGCTGTGGGCCGCCGCCCGGCATGGCGGTGACTTCGAGCGGGCGCTCTGGACGACCGTTCAGGCGGGCGGTGACATGGATACCACCTGCGCGATCGTGGGCGGTGTCCTCGCGGCGGGGCCCGACTGCGCGCCGCCGAGCGCTTGGACGCAGCGGACCGAGCCGTTGCCGGAGTGGGTGCCGGGCGCGGATCTGGCGGGCCGCTGAGGAACGGGTGACCGGTGTGTCATCGGGCGCGGGGCCAGCGGTAGGGTGACGGTGTCATGCCGTACGAGCCACCCACCCATCGCGTCGAGCGGTCGCTGAGGGCGACCACCGGGGCCAAAGTTGTCGCCGGAGTCGATGAGGTCGGACGGGGCGCCTGGGCCGGCCCTGTCACGGTCTGTGCGGCGGTTACCGGCTTGCGCAGGCCCCCAGAGGGGCTGACCGACTCCAAGCTGCTGACCGTGAAGCGACGCACCGAGCTGGCCGAGGTGCTTTCCGGCTGGGTCACCGCCCATGGCCTGGGCCATGCCTGGCCCGAGGAGATCGACGAGGTGGGTATGACGGCGGCGCTGCGGCTCGCGGCGGGCCGTGCCCTGGAAGTCCTCCCGATACGGCCGGATGCGGTGATCCTGGACGGCAAGTACGACTATCTGGGTACGCCCTGGCAGGTCCGTACGGTGATCAAGGGCGATCAGTCCTGTGTTTCGGTGGCGGCTGCCTCCGTTATCGCCAAGGTTCGCCGGGACGCGCTCATGGCCGAACTGGGCCTGGAGCACGTCGATTTCGGCTGGGATGACAACGCGGGCTACCCGGCGCCCGTGCACCGGGCCGCGCTGGAGGAGCTGGGGCCCACCCCGCACCACCGGCTGTCCTGGGCGTATATGGACGCACTGCCGCGCTGGCGGCATATGAAGAAGACCCGGATCGTGAACGATCCCATGGCTGCCGAGGGGGGATTGGAGACTGAGCAGATCGGTCTCTTCTGAACCCGCTGGCGCATCCCGTACCGGCGTTTGATAGACATCACCCATGCCTCACAGCTCCGAGGAGCCACAGATTCACCCAAGTGTTCCGGGCCCCCGCAATGCCGCGGCCGCCGCCCGTACTCCACAAGCCCCCCGCCCCGCCGTTCCTGGCCCCCGGCCCGGCCCGCGCCCCGCACCGCCGCGCGCGGACAGCAGCCGTCCAGGACCGGGCCGCCCGGGTCCGTCGCGCACCGCCCCGTCCCCGGCCCCGGCCGCCGCGCCGACGGCCTCAAGTACTGCTACGGCCGCGGGGATTCAGCTGGTCACCGCCACCGCGGCCACCGCGGTGGAGGCCGCCGACGAGACGGTCGACCGGCTGCTCGACGAAGGTGGCGCGCCGACGGACATCCTGATCCTCACCACCGGGGAACAGCATCCCTGGGCACAGCATGAGCTGTCCTTCGGTGAGGACGCGTACTGGCGGCAGCAGGCCGAGGGCGGGGACATCTTCTACGCCCACACCTCCGCCGCCGCCCGCCTCATGGCTCGTCCGGTCGTGGTGCTCGCCGTCAACGGCGGCACGGACACGGAGGTCGCCGAGGCGCTGCCGGTGGCGCTCGGTCGGGCCAAGGCCCAGCTGATCGTGTGCGGCGATCCGCAGCGGCTGCGCGCCCTGCTCTGAACGACGTGCGTTCCGCCCAGGGGGTGTCCGGTGGGTCTCCGTGGAGGGAGGAGCTGGGGGCACCCCCAGGCGAAGCTCTGGGGGAGTCTGGTGCGTGCGATCGCAAGGCGGAGGAGGAAGCCAACCTGGTTGGTTGGCGACCGACGACAACGCGGCTGGGGGCACCTCCCAGACGAAGTCTGGGGGAGTGCGTGCCAGGCGTCGCGATGCCGCGGAGACCCACCGGACACCCCCTAACCGGCTATTCGGTCGGCGGGCGGGGCCGCGAACGGACGGCGGCCGCCACGGTCTTCGCCGAGCACCCGCCAGCCGGTGGGTGTCAGCGTGATGTAGGCGCCGCAGCGCAGGCCGTGCAGTGTGCAGGCGTCGCGCAGTCCCCACATCCAGGCTCCGTCCTCCTCGGTCCAGCGGTCCGCGCCACTGCGGCAGTACAGCAGCACGGCGGTACGCGCCGGTCTGCGGCGGCGCAGATCGTGCGGGATGACCTGGCGCAGCTGGACCAGCAACGCGTTGCGGTACTCCCAGCCGTCGGGGGCGGTGGCGGGGCGGCCGAATGACGCGCTGGCGACAAGCCGTTCATCCGGTCCGAGCACGGCCACTACCGCCGTTGAGGGCACCGGCAGATGCCTGGTGTACAAGCCGGTGACGACCTCGCGAGGGCTACGCAGCAGGGGAATCCCGGCTGCGGCCCACTCCGCGGGCTCAAGGGTGCGGCCGAGCCGGGAAGCGGGGTCGGCGACAGCGGCCCATGGGGCCCGGGCACGCCCGGGGGCGGCGGAGGGGGTGGAGCCGAAGGCCACTCTTCTCCCTTCGTCTGCGTTGATGCACCGGCGTTGATGCACCGGCGTTGACGCACCGGCGGGGCGCCGGGCATGGGCACACGCCACGACACCCTCATACCGGACCGGGGCGATCCGGATCAGGAGCCGCTCCAATTCTCGCCATCGCCCCGACTGGCGGCAACGAGTAATTTCGTACACGAGGCCGGAATCAGCCGGTCCCGGCCTGACGGATCCGCTCACCCCTGCACGGCGAGGACCAGCGGCAGTACGTCCTTGGCTCCCGACTGACGCAGCAGCCGCGCCACCATGGCCAGGGTCCAGCCCGTATCGGTGAAGTCGTCCACCAGCAGTACCGGACCACCGGCGTTCACCAGCGCCTCGGCGAGGGGTGGCGGCACCGCGAGCGTCTGATGCAGCGCCCGCACCCGCTGTGCGCTGTTGCTGCGCGGCAGCGCTCCCCCCGGGCCATCCTCCGTACGCACCACGGTCCCCAGCAGGGGCATCCGCCCGATGGCCGCGATCCGCTCGCCGAGCGACTGGACCAGCTTCGGCCGGGCGCCGGAGCTGACGGTCACCACTCCCACGGGGCGGTCCGGTGCGCCCTGCTGGCCGGATGCCCAACCGCCGGGGCCCTTCGCCCAGTCGGCGAGAACCGTCACCACCGCCTGTACCACATCGTCCGGCACCGGCCCATCGTCCGCCTGCGGAGCGAGCAGCGGGCGCAGCCGGTTGCCCCAGCCGATGTCCGAGAGGCGCCCCAGTGCCCGGCCGGGCGCCGACTGCTGGCCGGGTGGAATACGGCCCTTGAGGTCCACCCCTATTGCGGGCAGCCCGGTCGGCCACATCCGTCGCGGCTCCACCTCAACTCCCGGGCGCGACAGCTCTCCGGTGGCCGCCGCCAGCGAATCCGGGGTGACCTCAGTGGTGAAGCGGGCTCCCGCGCAGTTGTCGCACCGGCCGCAGGGTGCCGCCTGAGGGTCGTCCAGCTGCTGGCGCAGGAACTCCATCCGGCAGCCGCTCGCGGTGGTGTAGTCCCGCATCGCCTGCCGCTCCGCCTCCCGTTGGCTGGCCACCCAGGCGTACCGCTCGGTGTCGTAGGACCACGGCTGGCCGGTGGCGGTCCAGCCGCCGCGCACCCGCCGCACGGCGCCGTCCACATCGAGCACCTTGAGCATCATCTCCAGCCGGGATCTGCGCAGCTCAACCTGGGGCTCCAGCGCAGGCAGCGATACCGGGCGGCCGGCGGCCGAGAGCACCTCGAGGGTGCGGCGCACCTGCTCCTCGGGCGGGAACGCCAGCGAGGCGAAGTACCGCCAGATCGATTCGTCCTCCGGGCCCGGGAGCAGCAGCACCTCCGCATGGTCCACACCGCGCCCTGCACGGCCGACCTGCTGGTAGTAGGAGATGGGGGAGGACGGCGAGCCGAGATGCACCACAAAACCGAGATCCGGCTTGTCGAAGCCCATGCCCAGAGCCGAGGTCGCCACCAGCGCCTTCACCCGGTTCGCCAGGAGATCCGCCTCGGCGGCCTCCCGGTCGGCGTTCTCCGTCCGCCCCGAGTAGGAGGTGACCACGTGCCCGCGCTGCCGCAGATAGGCCGTGACCTCCTCCGCCATCGCGACCGTGAGGGTGTAGATGATCCCCGAGCCAGGCAGCCCTTCCAGATGACCGTCGAGCCAGGCGAGCCGGTGTGCCGCGTCCGGCAGCCGCAGCACCGACAGGCTGAGGCTTTCCCGGTCCAGTGGACCGCGCAGCACCAACGCCTCCGTGGACTGCGCACCCGTGCCCGTGCCGAGCTGCTCGGCGACATCGGCGGTGACCCGGGCATTGGCGGTCGCGGTCGTGGCCAGCACCGGCACCCCGGGTTTCAGCTCAGCCAGCATCGTCCGCAGCCGCCGGTAGTCCGGCCGGAAGTCATGGCCCCAGTCTGAAATGCAGTGCGCCTCGTCGACCACGAGCAGCCCGGTCGCCGCCGCAAGTTCGGGCAGCACCTGATCGCGGAAGTCCGGATTGTTCAACCGCTCCGGGCTCACCAGGAGGAGGTCGACCTCGCCCGCCGCCACCTCCGCCCGAACCGTCTCCCACTCCTCGGTATTGGCGGAGTTGATCGTGCGGGCCCGGATGCCCGCACGCCCGGCCGCCTCGATCTGGTTGCGCATGAGCGCCAGCAGCGGAGAGACGATGACAGTCGGGCCACTGCCGCGCTCCCGGAGCAGCGCGGTCGCGACGAAGTACACCGCGGACTTGCCCCAGCCGGTGCGCTGCACCACCAGTGCCCGCCGCCGGTCGGCGACCAGCGCCTCGATGGCCCGCCACTGGTCCGTCCGCAGCCGGGCCGCACCGGTGCCGTCACCCACGAGACGGGCCAGGACAGTGTCGGCGGCGGCGCGCAGCTCATTGGCAGTCATGCCCACATGCAACCTGATAGCACCGACAAAGCGCGAACCCGATCCTGTGGACAACATGGCGTTCGTATGATCAATTCGGCGCCCTGTGGACAGCGGCGAGCGGGCCCGCCCGCAGTCGCGCGATCGTCGGCCCATGGCACACAGCAGCGGACCGACCAAGGACCAGTCATTCACCGAGCACCGGATCACTCTGCGCGGCCCGGCCGAACTGGCCGACGCCCTACCGTATTTGCTTGGCTACCATCCCGATGACTCGATCGTCGTCATCGGAATCCACGGTGGCAGCGGACGCTTCGGCGGCCGGATCCGGCTCGGCATTCCCTCCGTCCCGCAGGAGTGGGCGGACACCGCCCGACAGGTAGCCGACTGCCTGCTGGACAACAGCGAGGCCCATGGCGCACGGCCCGACGGGGCCATCGTCTATCTCTGCCAGGACCCGGCCGCAGGAGAGAGCGGACACGGGGTCATGGAACGGCTGCGCCCGCTCGCCCAGCAGCTGCGTACCGCCTGCGGGGCGCTGGATATGCCGGTGTACGAAGCACTCTGTCTCTCCGGCGGCCGGTACTGGTCGTACTGCTGCCCCGATCCGCACTGCTGTCCGCCCGACGGCACCCCGCTGGGTCCACCCGGCACCTCGACCATGGCCGCCGCGGCCAGTTACGCGGGCATCCAGGTGCGGGGCTCGCTGAAGGAGCTGAGGGCCCGGCTGGCCCCGCTGGGCCCGCCGCTCGCCGCGGGACAGGAGCGGGCGCTGGACGAGGCCGGGGCGGCTCTGCTGCCCAGAATGCTCGGCGCGGCGGACCGGGACAGGGTGCGGACGGAAACCCTGGACCTCGGCGCCCGGCTGCTCGCGCGGTACCGGTCCGCACCCGTGGCGGGAGAGCCCCTTGATGAACCGGCCATCGACGCCCGGGACGACGCGCTCCTGGCCGACACGGAGGCCGCCGCGCTGATTCTGGGCCTCCAGGACCGGATCACCCGTGATCAGGCGGCGGAGTGGATGGAGGGCACGGACACCGGGCCCGCTCTTCGGCTGTGGCGGGCGCTGAGCCGTCGCTGTGTCGGGGCCTATACCGAGCACGCGGCGGCTCCGCTCACCCTCGCGGGCTGGGTCGCGTGGTCCAGCGGGGACGAGCCCGGCGCCCGAATCGCCCTTGGCCGGGCCCTGGAGGTGGACCCCCACTATGTCTTCGCCCGGCTGCTGCACTCGGCCTGTAACGGCGGACTCGATCCGGAGCCGCTGCGGGACTGTCTGCGCAAACAGCGGGCCGCGCGCGGCTCAACGCGGCCGCGGCCAGCGTGACCAGGCGCCCATCGGGCCGTTCACTCCAGTGGCGGATATCGCGAGCCGCTCAGCCCCTGCCCCATGCAAGGAAGTACGGAGCCAGGCATGTCCCCGACCGCGCAGACAAACACCCCACCGAGCCGACGCCCGCCCGCGCGGACCCCGGCACCGCCCCGGCCAGGCGTCGTATACCAGCCCGCACACGCGGTGCTGATCTGCGTCGCCGCCCCGGCACTCGCGATCTCTACCGAGCAGGGTCAGCTCACCGGCCAGGGGCTGGAGGGCTTCTACCACGGTGGGCGCAGAGTCCTCTCCCGCTGCCAACTGCGTCTGGCGGGGGAGGAGCCGGTGCCGTTGCAGGGACGGATGCTCGGTGCGGGCCGTGCCCGGTTCATCGCCGCAGCGCGGACCACCGCCGACACTGGACCCGACCCTGCCGTCACCGTTGAGCGGGTGCGCTGTGCCGACGGCACCGAGCGGATCACGGTGCTCAGCGCGGCCGAGCACCCCGTGCGGCTGCCCGCCGAGCTGCGGCTCGGCACCGATCTGGCGGAGCTGGGCGCCATCGCGGTCGGCCGGTCCGGGGCCGAGCTGCCCGCCGCCGTCCATGGCGCCGGACTGCGCTGGTCGGCGCCGACCGGGCAGGCCGTCGTCACCGCTCAGCCCGCCCCGGACACCACGTGGGCCTCGGCCGGACTGCTGCGCTGGGAGCTGGAACTGCCCCCCGGCGGCAGCCGCACGATCACGCTCTCCATCGGACTGCGGAAGACGGCCGGTGCCGTGGCCGCGCCACAGGCCCGTACCCCTGCCGCCCTTCCCGGGCCGCCCCTGGACGCCGCCGCGGCTCCCTGGCCCCGGTCACAGGCCCGGTGCGACGACGCCCGGGTGGACACGCTGCTGCGCACCAGCCTTGACGACCTCCACGCGCTGCTGCTCCGTGACCCGGTGCGTCCGGCCGATGTCCATCTGGCCGCCGGGGTCCCCTGGCGCTGTGCCCTCGCCCCTGCCGAGTCCCTGCGTGCGGCCCGTACGCTGCTGCCGCTCGGCACCCGCCTCGCCGCAGGCACCCTGCGTACCCTCGCCCGCAGTCAGCTGACCGGCCCGGGTCCGGACCATGGCCGGATTCCTGGCACGCTGCGGAACGCGGGGCCGCATGTCCCGCCCAGCTGCACCGGTATCGAAGCCACGCTGCTCTTTCCCGCCGTGCTGGCCGAGGCCCGCCGCTGGGGCTTGGCCGACTCCGACATCGAGCCGCTGCTGCCCGCGGCCGAGCGCTGTCTGGAGTGGCTGCGCGGCGCTGCCAAGGAGGGCGGCTATGTGCCCGACCCGGTCCCCGACGGGCCGCTGCGCTGCGAGACGCAGGCACAGGCACACCGGGCGGCCCTGCTGGGGTCCGATCTCCTCGACGCCTTCGGCCGGCCCGGTGGCGAGGAGTTGCGGGAGTGGGCGCAGGCGCTGCGGCAGCGCTTCCGGGAGGACTTCTGGCTGGACGACCGCTCGGGCGGCAGACCTGCCGCGCTGCGTACCGCTGATGGCAGCGCCATGGCACATCTGAGCAGCACCGCCGTAGAACTGCTCGACACCGGGCTGACCGACGCCGGTGAGTATGCGGTCGGTCTGCTCGACAAGGTGCAGACCGAACAGCTTGCCAGGCTGCTGGGCGGTCCCTCGCTCGACTCCGGCTGGGGGCTGCGCAGTCTCAGTACCAAAGAGCCGGGCCATAACCCCTTCGGCCATCGCAGCGGTGCCGTGCGCAGCCAGGAGACCGCCACCGCGGTGGCGGCTCTGGCCGCGGCAGGGTACGAGAAGGA
This window harbors:
- a CDS encoding RecQ family ATP-dependent DNA helicase is translated as MTANELRAAADTVLARLVGDGTGAARLRTDQWRAIEALVADRRRALVVQRTGWGKSAVYFVATALLRERGSGPTVIVSPLLALMRNQIEAAGRAGIRARTINSANTEEWETVRAEVAAGEVDLLLVSPERLNNPDFRDQVLPELAAATGLLVVDEAHCISDWGHDFRPDYRRLRTMLAELKPGVPVLATTATANARVTADVAEQLGTGTGAQSTEALVLRGPLDRESLSLSVLRLPDAAHRLAWLDGHLEGLPGSGIIYTLTVAMAEEVTAYLRQRGHVVTSYSGRTENADREAAEADLLANRVKALVATSALGMGFDKPDLGFVVHLGSPSSPISYYQQVGRAGRGVDHAEVLLLPGPEDESIWRYFASLAFPPEEQVRRTLEVLSAAGRPVSLPALEPQVELRRSRLEMMLKVLDVDGAVRRVRGGWTATGQPWSYDTERYAWVASQREAERQAMRDYTTASGCRMEFLRQQLDDPQAAPCGRCDNCAGARFTTEVTPDSLAAATGELSRPGVEVEPRRMWPTGLPAIGVDLKGRIPPGQQSAPGRALGRLSDIGWGNRLRPLLAPQADDGPVPDDVVQAVVTVLADWAKGPGGWASGQQGAPDRPVGVVTVSSGARPKLVQSLGERIAAIGRMPLLGTVVRTEDGPGGALPRSNSAQRVRALHQTLAVPPPLAEALVNAGGPVLLVDDFTDTGWTLAMVARLLRQSGAKDVLPLVLAVQG
- a CDS encoding glycogen debranching N-terminal domain-containing protein codes for the protein MSPTAQTNTPPSRRPPARTPAPPRPGVVYQPAHAVLICVAAPALAISTEQGQLTGQGLEGFYHGGRRVLSRCQLRLAGEEPVPLQGRMLGAGRARFIAAARTTADTGPDPAVTVERVRCADGTERITVLSAAEHPVRLPAELRLGTDLAELGAIAVGRSGAELPAAVHGAGLRWSAPTGQAVVTAQPAPDTTWASAGLLRWELELPPGGSRTITLSIGLRKTAGAVAAPQARTPAALPGPPLDAAAAPWPRSQARCDDARVDTLLRTSLDDLHALLLRDPVRPADVHLAAGVPWRCALAPAESLRAARTLLPLGTRLAAGTLRTLARSQLTGPGPDHGRIPGTLRNAGPHVPPSCTGIEATLLFPAVLAEARRWGLADSDIEPLLPAAERCLEWLRGAAKEGGYVPDPVPDGPLRCETQAQAHRAALLGSDLLDAFGRPGGEELREWAQALRQRFREDFWLDDRSGGRPAALRTADGSAMAHLSSTAVELLDTGLTDAGEYAVGLLDKVQTEQLARLLGGPSLDSGWGLRSLSTKEPGHNPFGHRSGAVRSQETATAVAALAAAGYEKEAASLLRGALDAAEVFGYRLPEMYAAEQRTAGSAPLPHPAACRPAAVAAAAAVQLLLALAGIRPDVPAGTVAVRPMSTAPLGAVQFTGLRVAEEPFSVRISRLGMGMVEEAPEGLQLGI
- a CDS encoding DUF4192 domain-containing protein, producing the protein MAHSSGPTKDQSFTEHRITLRGPAELADALPYLLGYHPDDSIVVIGIHGGSGRFGGRIRLGIPSVPQEWADTARQVADCLLDNSEAHGARPDGAIVYLCQDPAAGESGHGVMERLRPLAQQLRTACGALDMPVYEALCLSGGRYWSYCCPDPHCCPPDGTPLGPPGTSTMAAAASYAGIQVRGSLKELRARLAPLGPPLAAGQERALDEAGAALLPRMLGAADRDRVRTETLDLGARLLARYRSAPVAGEPLDEPAIDARDDALLADTEAAALILGLQDRITRDQAAEWMEGTDTGPALRLWRALSRRCVGAYTEHAAAPLTLAGWVAWSSGDEPGARIALGRALEVDPHYVFARLLHSACNGGLDPEPLRDCLRKQRAARGSTRPRPA
- a CDS encoding ribonuclease HII, whose translation is MPYEPPTHRVERSLRATTGAKVVAGVDEVGRGAWAGPVTVCAAVTGLRRPPEGLTDSKLLTVKRRTELAEVLSGWVTAHGLGHAWPEEIDEVGMTAALRLAAGRALEVLPIRPDAVILDGKYDYLGTPWQVRTVIKGDQSCVSVAAASVIAKVRRDALMAELGLEHVDFGWDDNAGYPAPVHRAALEELGPTPHHRLSWAYMDALPRWRHMKKTRIVNDPMAAEGGLETEQIGLF